A window of the Schlesneria paludicola DSM 18645 genome harbors these coding sequences:
- a CDS encoding LuxR C-terminal-related transcriptional regulator, whose protein sequence is MIALNEYITEPVQTTSRQPSLHVIGGDATTRGFVLNQLARVGFSAQESASPASLLVHESEQELQRRRMFWAAIEHRVSKLTVKDREVLDLLMDCLPNKVLATRLGITERAVEMRRASLMKKLEVRSLTELVRLVTRFAVVQQYGLLLSID, encoded by the coding sequence ATGATCGCACTTAACGAATACATCACCGAACCGGTCCAAACGACATCCCGTCAACCTTCGCTCCATGTCATTGGTGGCGACGCAACCACTCGTGGTTTCGTTCTCAACCAATTGGCACGAGTCGGATTTTCTGCACAGGAGAGCGCCTCACCGGCGTCACTGCTTGTGCATGAATCCGAGCAGGAGCTTCAGCGACGACGGATGTTCTGGGCCGCAATTGAACACCGCGTTTCCAAGCTGACTGTCAAAGATCGAGAAGTTCTCGATCTGTTGATGGACTGCTTGCCAAACAAGGTGCTGGCAACGCGGCTGGGCATCACCGAGCGGGCCGTCGAAATGCGTCGTGCTTCGCTGATGAAGAAGCTCGAAGTTCGCTCGTTGACGGAACTCGTCCGACTGGTCACACGGTTTGCCGTGGTTCAGCAATACGGGCTGTTGCTTTCGATCGACTGA
- a CDS encoding acyl-CoA dehydrogenase family protein, giving the protein MKPLPSHLTGGHFLLTETDPSLVFTPEDLSTEERQIMDSAEKFMDKEVFTRLEALEHQEPGLAVKLFKQIGELGLHALEVPEEYGGLGLGKIASTGVAQQLSRLGGFGVTCGAHTGIGSMPTTYFGTAAQKQKYLPRLATGELMAAYCLSETGSGSDALGMKTKATLSADGKHYLLNGTKMWITNAGWADVFTVFAKVDGEHVTAFLVERTFPGVSFGKEEHKLGIKTSSTRRVILENAEVPVENVIGGVGKGAYIAFNILNFGRYSLGAGAVGGSADMLRTATKYAMERHQFGRPLASFGLIQQKLGDMAARIFAVDSAAYRTAANIDAVMATGETMDLTNPPFPRGMEEMAVECSIIKVTCSEALYYVTDEALQIHGGYGFTEEFTPARASRDARINRIFEGTNEINRLFITSTLLRRAQKGRFPIPTAPEKFVPAATDAEPLQKVESVLRGAKQLSLLLTGIAVKKFGDKFAEQQEVVAAISDMVMEIYLDESALLRTRKALSKGRSAGTMTDLTLALMNDSVSRLEQRAATVLAACTDGEELQRSLELSRRLLTWTPLNLIEVRRRIAARLCDVGNYPALVGG; this is encoded by the coding sequence GCGGACATTTCCTGCTCACCGAAACCGATCCCTCACTGGTGTTCACGCCGGAAGATCTGTCGACGGAAGAGCGTCAGATCATGGACAGTGCGGAGAAGTTCATGGACAAGGAAGTTTTCACGCGGTTAGAAGCGCTCGAACACCAGGAACCGGGGTTGGCCGTCAAGCTGTTCAAGCAGATTGGCGAATTGGGGCTTCACGCCCTCGAAGTGCCGGAAGAATACGGCGGTCTGGGGCTAGGCAAGATCGCCTCCACCGGAGTGGCGCAGCAACTGTCGCGTCTGGGCGGATTCGGTGTCACATGCGGCGCGCACACCGGGATTGGCTCGATGCCGACAACCTATTTCGGGACTGCTGCTCAGAAGCAAAAGTACCTGCCTCGCCTGGCGACGGGCGAACTGATGGCCGCCTATTGCTTGAGCGAAACCGGATCAGGTTCTGACGCATTGGGGATGAAGACCAAGGCGACTCTTTCGGCCGATGGCAAGCACTATCTGCTGAATGGCACGAAGATGTGGATCACGAATGCCGGTTGGGCCGACGTCTTTACCGTCTTTGCGAAAGTGGATGGCGAGCATGTCACGGCGTTCCTGGTGGAACGAACGTTTCCCGGGGTGTCGTTCGGCAAGGAAGAACACAAGCTGGGAATCAAGACGTCGTCGACGCGACGCGTGATTCTCGAAAACGCGGAAGTGCCTGTTGAGAACGTGATTGGTGGCGTCGGCAAGGGCGCCTATATCGCCTTCAATATTTTGAATTTCGGTCGTTACAGCCTGGGGGCCGGTGCCGTTGGTGGTTCGGCTGACATGTTGCGAACCGCGACCAAGTATGCGATGGAACGTCATCAGTTTGGTCGGCCGCTGGCCTCTTTCGGGCTGATCCAGCAGAAGCTGGGAGATATGGCCGCCCGGATCTTTGCGGTCGACAGCGCGGCTTATCGGACGGCGGCTAACATTGACGCGGTGATGGCGACGGGCGAAACGATGGACTTGACAAATCCTCCGTTCCCACGCGGCATGGAAGAGATGGCGGTCGAATGCTCGATCATCAAGGTGACCTGCAGTGAAGCACTTTATTACGTGACGGACGAAGCTCTGCAGATCCACGGCGGCTACGGCTTCACCGAAGAGTTCACGCCAGCACGCGCCAGCCGCGACGCGCGTATCAATCGCATCTTTGAAGGGACGAACGAGATCAATCGTTTGTTCATCACCAGCACACTGCTGCGACGGGCTCAGAAAGGTCGGTTCCCAATTCCGACGGCACCGGAGAAATTTGTACCGGCCGCGACCGATGCAGAACCGCTGCAAAAAGTGGAATCCGTTTTGAGGGGTGCGAAGCAACTCAGTCTGTTGTTGACGGGAATTGCGGTGAAGAAGTTCGGCGACAAGTTCGCGGAACAACAGGAAGTCGTCGCCGCGATCAGCGATATGGTCATGGAAATCTACCTGGATGAAAGCGCCTTGCTTCGGACGCGTAAGGCGCTCAGCAAAGGCCGCTCGGCCGGTACGATGACGGATCTCACTTTGGCGCTGATGAATGACAGCGTGTCGCGTTTGGAGCAACGTGCTGCGACGGTCTTGGCGGCCTGTACGGACGGTGAGGAACTGCAGCGATCGCTGGAACTATCGCGGCGCCTTTTGACGTGGACCCCGCTCAACTTGATCGAAGTCCGTCGCCGAATTGCGGCGCGCCTTTGCGATGTCGGGAATTATCCCGCACTTGTCGGTGGCTGA